The Tindallia magadiensis genome includes a window with the following:
- the pepV gene encoding dipeptidase PepV, whose amino-acid sequence MKDAATIIENHREKIVQTVCDLIRIKSVKSAEMPGKPFGEGVNQALEYMLEESENIGFKTENVDGYAGHVDYGDGEETLGILVHLDVVPEGEDWIYPPFGGEIHEDKIYGRGAIDNKGPAVASLYALKAIKEMGIETKRKIRIIFGTDEESGWKDLEYYFQHYPKPDLGFSPDASFPVIHGEKGIQIFNLLYTMQQDEQPIQLVRIKGGNAANMVADRCEVELSMAENIKQMLGNDLEEFIKKTGYDLELEPAGENMVIKAKGISAHGSRPEKGKNAISHLLLFLAQCPGLNESLKKFAAFYEEKIGTEVNGQSIGCGFEDDLSGKLAFNVGKIEMNQDQLILSINTRSPITLKAECVFEGIRKELQETGIHLEIEENIEPLYVPVEDELVKQLMEVYRTETGDLESQPITIGGGTYARALPKAVAFGALFPGQEELAHQKNECIEIKDLMKMTLIYTKAIEALVSGK is encoded by the coding sequence ATGAAAGATGCAGCTACAATAATTGAAAATCATCGTGAAAAAATCGTCCAAACGGTATGTGACCTTATCAGAATTAAAAGTGTTAAATCTGCAGAAATGCCGGGAAAACCCTTCGGTGAGGGTGTTAATCAGGCATTAGAGTACATGTTGGAAGAATCAGAGAATATTGGCTTTAAGACAGAAAATGTGGATGGCTATGCAGGACATGTAGACTATGGAGATGGGGAAGAAACCTTAGGGATACTTGTCCATTTAGATGTTGTTCCAGAAGGTGAAGACTGGATATATCCGCCTTTTGGAGGAGAAATACATGAAGATAAGATTTACGGAAGAGGTGCTATCGATAATAAAGGACCAGCCGTAGCTTCTTTATATGCATTAAAAGCGATAAAAGAAATGGGAATTGAGACTAAGAGAAAAATAAGAATCATTTTTGGGACGGATGAGGAGTCTGGTTGGAAAGATTTGGAATATTATTTTCAACACTATCCGAAACCGGATCTTGGATTTAGTCCAGATGCCTCTTTTCCAGTGATTCATGGAGAAAAAGGGATACAAATATTTAATTTGTTGTATACCATGCAACAGGATGAGCAGCCAATACAACTTGTCCGCATCAAAGGTGGAAATGCCGCAAATATGGTAGCCGACCGATGTGAAGTCGAACTATCAATGGCTGAAAACATTAAACAAATGCTAGGAAATGATTTAGAAGAGTTCATTAAAAAAACAGGATACGATTTAGAACTAGAGCCTGCAGGCGAAAACATGGTTATTAAGGCTAAAGGAATATCTGCTCATGGAAGCAGACCGGAAAAAGGTAAAAATGCTATTTCTCACTTACTTTTATTTTTGGCGCAATGTCCTGGGTTGAACGAATCATTGAAAAAATTTGCTGCTTTTTATGAAGAAAAGATAGGAACAGAAGTAAATGGTCAGTCAATAGGCTGTGGCTTCGAGGATGATCTTTCGGGAAAGCTTGCTTTTAATGTAGGCAAAATAGAAATGAATCAGGATCAGCTAATCCTTAGTATTAATACCCGATCACCAATTACTCTGAAAGCAGAGTGTGTTTTTGAAGGCATTAGAAAAGAATTGCAAGAAACGGGTATCCATCTGGAGATTGAGGAAAATATTGAACCTTTATATGTCCCTGTGGAAGATGAACTGGTTAAACAATTAATGGAAGTGTATCGAACTGAAACGGGAGATCTTGAAAGTCAGCCTATTACTATTGGAGGCGGCACCTATGCAAGAGCTCTTCCAAAAGCAGTGGCTTTTGGCGCTTTATTTCCCGGACAGGAGGAACTGGCACATCAAAAGAATGAATGCATTGAGATTAAAGACTTAATGAAAATGACCTTAATTTATACAAAGGCCATAGAAGCTTTGGTTAGTGGAAAATAG
- the hisIE gene encoding bifunctional phosphoribosyl-AMP cyclohydrolase/phosphoribosyl-ATP diphosphatase HisIE, producing MCSDRQGTKEDLSEITDLYFDENGLIPAIIQEASSGEVLMMAYMNRESLEKTLETGKTWFYSRRRKRLWNKGESSGNQQIVKGIRYDCDGDTLLLQVEQIGVACHTGEKSCFYRELVESDRGSGQQQVLKMLEGIIKERRENPEEGSYTNYLFDSGLDKILKKVGEEAAEVIIASKNEHSADLIGEISDLVYHMMVLMQEKQITLDDVSEELMYRHQER from the coding sequence ATGTGCAGTGACAGGCAGGGAACAAAGGAGGATTTATCAGAAATAACGGATTTGTATTTTGATGAAAATGGGTTAATTCCAGCAATTATTCAGGAAGCTTCTAGTGGAGAAGTGCTTATGATGGCTTATATGAACCGGGAATCACTGGAAAAAACCTTGGAAACTGGGAAAACATGGTTCTATAGTCGTCGACGTAAACGCTTATGGAATAAAGGAGAATCTTCTGGGAATCAACAAATTGTCAAAGGAATACGTTATGACTGTGATGGAGATACGCTGCTGTTACAAGTAGAGCAAATTGGGGTTGCCTGTCATACAGGAGAAAAAAGCTGCTTTTATCGAGAACTTGTGGAATCTGATAGAGGAAGTGGACAACAACAAGTGCTTAAAATGCTGGAAGGGATCATAAAAGAGCGTCGGGAAAACCCTGAAGAAGGATCCTATACCAATTATCTGTTTGACAGCGGTCTGGATAAAATACTGAAAAAAGTCGGAGAAGAAGCAGCAGAAGTGATCATAGCTTCTAAAAATGAACATAGTGCTGATTTAATTGGAGAAATAAGCGACCTGGTTTATCATATGATGGTACTGATGCAGGAAAAACAAATTACTCTGGACGATGTTTCTGAAGAATTAATGTATCGCCATCAAGAAAGGTAG
- the hisF gene encoding imidazole glycerol phosphate synthase subunit HisF: protein MITKRIIPCLDVNQGRVVKGVNFVNLIDAGDPVEIAAEYDRQGADELVFLDITASNEERDIILDIVSQTAEQVFIPLTVGGGIRSVEDFRKVLKAGADKVSINSAALEEPELISRCADRFGNQAVVIAIDVKKDENGSYYVYARGGRENTGKEAMQWAVESEKKGAGEILLTSMNQDGTKSGYDLEITAQISEAVNIPVIASGGAGSMEDFHKAFTEGKADAALAASLFHFGEIDISQLKRYLKGKGLAIR, encoded by the coding sequence ATGATAACAAAAAGAATCATCCCCTGCCTGGATGTTAATCAAGGAAGGGTGGTAAAGGGTGTTAACTTTGTGAATCTGATCGATGCCGGAGATCCGGTAGAAATAGCGGCGGAATATGATCGGCAAGGAGCCGATGAGCTTGTTTTTTTAGATATTACGGCATCAAATGAAGAGAGAGATATTATTCTTGATATTGTTAGTCAAACAGCTGAACAGGTTTTTATACCGCTAACGGTAGGTGGTGGAATCCGATCTGTCGAGGATTTTCGAAAGGTACTAAAGGCAGGAGCTGACAAAGTATCAATCAATTCGGCAGCTTTAGAAGAGCCGGAACTAATTAGCCGCTGCGCAGATCGTTTTGGAAATCAGGCGGTTGTTATTGCCATTGATGTAAAAAAAGATGAGAATGGAAGCTACTACGTTTATGCACGAGGCGGTCGGGAAAATACAGGGAAAGAAGCAATGCAGTGGGCAGTAGAATCTGAAAAGAAAGGTGCCGGAGAAATACTGCTTACCAGTATGAATCAAGATGGTACAAAATCTGGTTACGATTTGGAAATAACAGCACAAATAAGCGAAGCTGTTAATATTCCTGTCATTGCATCTGGTGGAGCAGGATCCATGGAAGATTTCCACAAAGCATTTACAGAAGGAAAAGCAGATGCCGCGTTGGCAGCTTCACTTTTTCATTTTGGAGAGATTGACATCTCTCAGTTGAAGAGGTATCTTAAAGGAAAAGGACTTGCAATTCGATAA
- the hisA gene encoding 1-(5-phosphoribosyl)-5-[(5-phosphoribosylamino)methylideneamino]imidazole-4-carboxamide isomerase: protein MLIYPAIDIKNGKCVRLTQGMKEEETIYYHNPWKVALDWKSRGAGQLHVIDLDGAFGGKAGNIEAMKEIIDCVDIPVQIGGGIREEADVKRLIDMGVWRCILGTKALSDEEMLKRLLKKYGDKIVVSVDAKDGKVAVEGWVKVENVDALEFAGKLQDLGLKTLVYTDIGRDGMLQGPNFEALKRLRETVEIEIIASGGVSSKEDLLQLKELGVDGAIVGKALYEGTMTLEEAGGAAL from the coding sequence ATGCTGATTTATCCGGCGATCGATATTAAAAATGGAAAATGTGTAAGATTAACGCAAGGAATGAAAGAGGAAGAAACGATTTACTATCATAATCCCTGGAAAGTGGCTCTTGATTGGAAAAGCAGAGGAGCAGGACAACTCCATGTCATCGACCTTGATGGTGCTTTTGGCGGGAAAGCTGGCAATATAGAAGCCATGAAAGAAATTATTGACTGTGTGGATATTCCTGTTCAGATAGGTGGCGGTATAAGAGAAGAAGCTGATGTTAAAAGATTGATAGATATGGGCGTATGGCGTTGTATTCTTGGAACAAAAGCCTTATCAGATGAAGAAATGCTGAAAAGGCTGTTGAAAAAATATGGTGACAAGATCGTGGTGTCTGTAGATGCAAAGGATGGAAAAGTGGCAGTCGAGGGCTGGGTTAAGGTTGAGAATGTGGATGCATTGGAGTTTGCTGGAAAACTCCAGGATCTGGGACTGAAAACCTTAGTATATACAGATATAGGGCGAGACGGAATGTTGCAGGGTCCTAATTTTGAAGCCTTGAAAAGACTCAGGGAAACCGTTGAAATAGAAATCATTGCTTCTGGAGGCGTATCTTCGAAGGAAGATCTTTTGCAACTAAAAGAACTGGGTGTTGATGGAGCTATTGTTGGAAAGGCACTTTATGAAGGAACCATGACACTGGAAGAAGCAGGAGGAGCGGCGTTATGA